Genomic window (Rathayibacter sp. VKM Ac-2760):
CAGCGAGTCGCCGTCGGCCACGGTCTGCCCGTCGCCCTTCTTGAGCACCTCCAGCTGCAGCTCGGCCGGCGGGTCGGTCGCGGGGATCGTCACCGTCGGGGCGCCGTCCTCGGCGAGCGCCACTGTCGGCAGCCCGTCGACCGGGGCCTGCGGCTCGCCGGTCGCGGCCGAGGGGACGATGCCCTCGACGTCGATGACCATCACGATGGAGTCGTCCGCGGCGATCCCGAGGTCGGTGCTGCCGGCGTCGCCGAACGCGTCGGACGGCGGGACGACCGCGATCACGCGGGAGCCCACGGTCGCGCAGTTGACCGCCTTCACCAGGCCGGCCAGGTACTGCTCGGTATCGACCTCGAAGGCCGCGCGGCCCCCGGAGGCGTAGCTGCTCGCCGAGAACTCGGCGCCGCTCGTGCCGTTGTAGAGGGTGTAGTCGACGAGCACGGTGTCGCCCTCGGCGACCGTGTCGCCGGTGCCCTCGATGACGGTGGTGCCCTCGGTCGCGTCGACGCTGATCGGGGTGGGGAAGACGGTGACCGGCTTCGTCCCGAAGTCGCCCGCCGCGTCGACCGCGTCGGACGCGTCCCCGGAGGAGATGCAGGAGAGCGGAGTCGGGGTCGCACTCGGCG
Coding sequences:
- a CDS encoding FKBP-type peptidyl-prolyl cis-trans isomerase; this translates as MRRTLAILAVLGASLGLAACTPGTPEATPSATPTPLSCISSGDASDAVDAAGDFGTKPVTVFPTPISVDATEGTTVIEGTGDTVAEGDTVLVDYTLYNGTSGAEFSASSYASGGRAAFEVDTEQYLAGLVKAVNCATVGSRVIAVVPPSDAFGDAGSTDLGIAADDSIVMVIDVEGIVPSAATGEPQAPVDGLPTVALAEDGAPTVTIPATDPPAELQLEVLKKGDGQTVADGDSLIVQYQGVVWGTGEVFDQSWGKGTPASFGTGDVIEGFKEAVVGQTVGSQVLVVIPPDKGYGEAGNTNAGISGTDTLVFVVDILAVS